One Chryseobacterium sp. StRB126 genomic region harbors:
- a CDS encoding Bax inhibitor-1 family protein, producing the protein MMTDVLVAHSTDVEKANFYKKTYLHVALSILAFIGVETILQMVVPKEVIAMMFQGRFTWLLIIGVFWLASILASKWSLSQSQSTQYLGLGFYIVLEAVIFLPLLYIATNVAGGANIIFQAATLTVAMFAGISAVAFTSKRDFSFLRNIIIIGGFISIGLIIGGMAFGFNLGLWFSVGMVILASATILYQTSKLKDSYATNQYVGAALQLFASIMLLFWYILNILMSRRS; encoded by the coding sequence ATGATGACAGATGTTTTAGTCGCCCATTCTACAGACGTGGAGAAAGCGAATTTTTACAAGAAGACGTATTTGCATGTTGCATTATCAATTCTTGCCTTTATTGGAGTAGAGACTATTCTACAGATGGTCGTTCCTAAAGAAGTTATTGCGATGATGTTTCAAGGAAGATTTACCTGGTTATTAATTATCGGGGTTTTCTGGCTTGCTTCTATTTTAGCTTCTAAATGGTCGCTTTCACAAAGTCAATCTACTCAGTACCTTGGTTTAGGGTTTTATATTGTATTGGAAGCGGTTATTTTTCTACCATTGCTTTATATAGCGACTAATGTTGCAGGTGGTGCTAACATCATCTTCCAGGCGGCTACTTTAACGGTTGCGATGTTTGCAGGGATTTCTGCAGTGGCTTTTACTTCCAAGAGAGATTTTTCTTTTTTAAGAAATATCATCATTATCGGAGGATTTATTTCTATTGGATTAATCATTGGCGGAATGGCCTTTGGCTTTAACCTTGGGCTATGGTTCTCTGTAGGGATGGTAATTCTTGCTTCTGCAACCATTTTGTATCAGACAAGCAAGCTGAAAGATTCTTATGCTACCAATCAGTATGTAGGAGCGGCATTACAGCTTTTTGCTTCTATTATGCTTTTATTCTGGTATATTCTGAATATTCTGATGAGCAGAAGAAGTTAA
- a CDS encoding DUF6952 family protein: MKLPVIRQFYQNQTPENLEKTLEVLESFCEFRGTSEEDLNVAGELITNICGALEVHANVQNGMSEKDALNSFAQKVLGSIDK, encoded by the coding sequence ATGAAATTACCAGTAATCAGACAATTCTATCAGAATCAAACCCCTGAGAACCTAGAAAAAACATTAGAAGTTCTTGAAAGCTTCTGCGAATTCAGAGGAACAAGTGAAGAGGATTTAAATGTTGCAGGAGAGCTTATTACCAACATTTGCGGAGCTTTGGAAGTTCACGCTAACGTACAAAACGGAATGAGCGAAAAAGATGCTCTAAACTCTTTTGCCCAAAAAGTTTTAGGATCTATTGATAAGTAG
- a CDS encoding thioredoxin family protein, with amino-acid sequence MYTELTEDTLQNIVNDNEKVVVQYGATWCGNCRIMKPKFKKLAAENDSIPFLYVDAEKLPESRKLAKVDNLPTFAIFKNGELVNQVQSNQAESLINLFNELA; translated from the coding sequence ATGTACACAGAATTAACCGAAGATACATTACAAAATATAGTAAACGACAACGAAAAAGTAGTTGTTCAGTATGGCGCAACATGGTGCGGAAACTGCAGAATCATGAAGCCAAAATTCAAAAAATTAGCAGCTGAGAACGACTCTATTCCTTTCTTATATGTAGATGCGGAAAAACTTCCTGAAAGCAGAAAATTAGCCAAAGTAGACAACTTACCTACATTCGCTATCTTTAAAAATGGTGAATTGGTAAACCAGGTTCAATCTAACCAGGCTGAAAGTTTAATTAACCTTTTTAACGAATTAGCATAA
- a CDS encoding peroxiredoxin — protein MSLVGKKFPNLTIDAMSEMGDDLRINILEEATNNQQKVLLFWYPKDFTFVCPTELHAFQEALGEFEKRNTKVIGASCDTNEVHFAWLNTPKDNGGIEGVTYPILADTHRQLANTLGIVDQDFEYNEEGEEIFTGSNVTYRATYLIDETGKIFHEAVNDMPLGRNVKEFLRLIDAYTHVQKHGEVCPANWEEGKDAMKADRTSTAEYLAKN, from the coding sequence ATGTCTTTAGTAGGAAAAAAATTCCCGAATTTAACAATCGACGCAATGTCTGAAATGGGTGATGATTTAAGAATCAACATCCTTGAAGAAGCTACTAACAACCAACAAAAAGTTCTTTTGTTCTGGTACCCTAAAGATTTCACTTTCGTATGTCCTACTGAGCTTCACGCTTTCCAGGAGGCTTTAGGTGAATTCGAAAAAAGAAACACTAAAGTAATTGGTGCATCTTGTGATACAAACGAAGTACACTTCGCTTGGTTAAACACACCAAAAGATAACGGAGGTATCGAAGGAGTAACTTACCCGATTTTAGCTGATACTCACAGACAATTAGCAAACACTTTAGGAATTGTAGATCAGGATTTCGAATACAATGAAGAAGGAGAAGAAATCTTCACAGGTTCTAACGTAACTTACAGAGCAACTTACCTTATCGACGAAACTGGAAAAATCTTCCACGAAGCGGTAAACGATATGCCTCTAGGTAGAAACGTAAAAGAATTCTTAAGATTAATTGACGCTTACACTCACGTTCAAAAACACGGTGAAGTATGTCCTGCAAACTGGGAAGAAGGTAAAGATGCAATGAAAGCAGACAGAACTTCTACAGCAGAATACTTAGCTAAGAACTAA
- a CDS encoding M16 family metallopeptidase: MNLFKKLTIVTSIAAASFAGHAFGQDYQWKEATSNGYKYKFVTNDPTAARYYTLKNGLTVILSPTNKEPRIQTYIATKAGSKTDPADHTGLAHYLEHMLFKGTNQFGSKDWAKEKPLLDQIDALYEKYNQTKDETKRKEIYKEIDRVSREAAKYAIANEYDKMMAGMGGDGTNAFTSFEQTVYTEDIPSNVVDKFLALQSERFREPILRLFHTELEAVYEEKNRSLDDDGDKVYDMMFANLFPNNNYGKQTTIGTIEHLKNPSLHAIREYYNNYYVPNNMGIIMSGDFNPDEVIAKIDKAFSYMKSKQVPEYIVGQEKAITSPVIKEVVGPDSESVMLGFRFPGASTKDARLLNFVGSMLTNGQAGLIDLDLVKKQKLLAAYAFPYTLKDYSVLLLQGKPTEGQSLDEVKNLLLQEIDKLRKGEFSDDLIQSIVNNEKKNTIQKDEKYASRASLLMDEFTSEVDHKANLEYIEEISKLTKKDIMDFVSKYLQNNNYVAVYKKKGEDKSIVKVDKPTITPVSVNREDQSSFLKKIDEMPEKAIAPVWLNYDKDIAKNKLGDVEVLSVKNTDNALFRMYYHFDSGKWNNKMLPLAAEYLQYLGTNDKSSETISREFYKLASSFKVSAGNEETYVSLEGLNENFDKTIALFEDLIKNCKPDQAALDAYKARLKKARANAKQNKATIMAGLRSYAQYGAQNPFNNVLSDAELDALKADDLVSILHDLFNFKHKVLYYGPKTGAETVASLKPIHKLPAALKELPKAKTFTQIPTDKNKVLFAHYDMVQAEIFWARNSEQYSSTITPTVSLFNNYFGGGMGSIVFQTIRESKALAYSTYSYFALPSKKEDKNSIMAYVGTQADKFNEASSAMNELLTTLPKSEQLFETAKSGLKKTIASERISQDGIIFSYLKAQRLGNNSDIRKNVYEQAPKLSFTDINTFHDKEMKNKNYTYCIVASQEKVNDADMQKLGEIKKLNLTEIFGY, encoded by the coding sequence ATGAATCTGTTTAAAAAATTAACCATCGTCACCAGTATTGCAGCGGCAAGTTTTGCAGGCCACGCTTTCGGACAGGATTACCAGTGGAAAGAAGCTACTTCTAATGGGTACAAATATAAGTTTGTTACCAACGATCCTACTGCCGCAAGATATTACACTTTAAAAAACGGATTAACGGTTATTCTAAGTCCAACCAACAAGGAACCGAGAATCCAGACGTATATTGCCACCAAAGCAGGAAGCAAAACCGATCCTGCAGATCACACAGGCCTTGCCCATTATCTGGAGCACATGCTTTTTAAAGGAACCAATCAGTTCGGATCTAAAGATTGGGCCAAAGAAAAACCTCTTTTAGATCAGATTGATGCTCTTTATGAGAAGTACAATCAGACCAAGGATGAAACTAAGAGAAAAGAGATCTACAAAGAAATTGACAGGGTTTCCAGAGAAGCTGCAAAATACGCAATTGCCAACGAGTATGACAAAATGATGGCTGGTATGGGAGGTGACGGCACTAACGCTTTCACTTCTTTTGAACAAACAGTATACACTGAAGACATCCCTTCTAATGTTGTTGATAAATTTCTGGCGCTACAATCAGAAAGATTCAGAGAACCTATTCTTAGATTGTTCCATACAGAGCTTGAGGCAGTATATGAAGAAAAAAACAGATCGCTTGACGATGATGGAGACAAGGTTTACGATATGATGTTTGCCAATCTTTTCCCTAATAACAATTATGGAAAGCAGACTACCATCGGAACCATTGAGCATCTGAAAAACCCTTCTCTACATGCCATCAGAGAATACTACAACAATTATTATGTTCCCAACAATATGGGAATCATTATGTCTGGAGACTTCAATCCGGATGAAGTGATCGCCAAGATTGACAAAGCTTTCTCTTACATGAAATCTAAACAGGTTCCTGAATACATTGTAGGACAGGAAAAAGCCATTACTTCTCCGGTAATCAAAGAAGTGGTAGGTCCCGACTCTGAAAGCGTAATGCTTGGATTCAGATTTCCCGGTGCTTCAACAAAAGATGCCAGGCTGTTAAATTTCGTAGGAAGCATGCTTACCAACGGACAAGCGGGGTTAATTGACCTTGATCTTGTAAAAAAACAAAAGTTATTGGCGGCTTATGCTTTCCCATATACTTTAAAAGACTATTCGGTATTACTTCTTCAAGGAAAGCCTACTGAAGGGCAGTCTTTGGATGAAGTAAAAAATCTTCTTCTTCAGGAAATCGATAAATTAAGAAAAGGTGAGTTCTCTGATGATCTTATTCAGTCGATCGTCAACAACGAAAAGAAAAACACCATTCAAAAAGATGAAAAGTACGCTTCAAGAGCAAGCCTCTTAATGGATGAATTTACTTCTGAAGTAGATCATAAAGCAAACCTGGAGTATATTGAAGAAATCTCTAAGCTTACTAAGAAAGATATCATGGATTTCGTTTCCAAATATCTTCAGAACAATAATTATGTAGCGGTTTACAAGAAGAAGGGTGAAGACAAGAGCATTGTAAAGGTTGATAAACCAACCATCACTCCTGTTTCTGTAAACAGAGAAGACCAATCCTCTTTCCTGAAAAAGATTGACGAGATGCCTGAAAAAGCAATTGCTCCGGTATGGCTAAACTATGACAAAGACATTGCTAAAAATAAACTGGGCGATGTAGAGGTACTTTCTGTGAAAAATACAGACAATGCTCTGTTCAGAATGTATTATCACTTTGATTCCGGAAAATGGAACAACAAAATGCTTCCGTTAGCTGCTGAATATCTTCAATACTTAGGAACCAATGATAAATCTTCGGAAACTATCAGCAGAGAGTTTTACAAATTAGCATCAAGCTTTAAAGTTAGTGCAGGCAATGAAGAAACTTATGTTTCATTAGAAGGTTTAAACGAAAACTTTGATAAAACCATTGCTTTATTTGAAGATCTGATTAAAAACTGTAAACCAGACCAAGCCGCCTTAGACGCTTATAAAGCAAGACTTAAAAAAGCCAGAGCAAACGCTAAGCAAAATAAAGCAACCATCATGGCTGGATTGAGAAGCTATGCGCAATACGGAGCACAGAATCCGTTCAATAATGTTTTGAGCGATGCTGAATTAGACGCTTTAAAAGCTGATGATCTTGTGAGTATCCTTCATGATTTATTCAACTTCAAGCACAAAGTCTTATATTATGGGCCAAAAACCGGAGCTGAAACTGTTGCTTCTTTAAAACCTATCCACAAACTTCCTGCAGCGCTTAAGGAACTTCCAAAGGCTAAAACTTTTACACAGATCCCGACAGATAAGAACAAGGTCTTATTTGCGCATTATGATATGGTACAGGCTGAAATATTCTGGGCAAGAAACTCAGAACAGTACAGTTCCACTATTACTCCTACCGTAAGTTTATTTAACAATTACTTCGGAGGTGGAATGGGATCTATTGTTTTCCAGACGATCAGAGAATCCAAAGCATTAGCGTATTCTACTTATTCTTATTTTGCTCTTCCAAGCAAGAAAGAAGATAAAAACAGCATTATGGCCTATGTAGGAACTCAGGCGGATAAGTTCAATGAAGCTTCTTCTGCAATGAATGAACTTCTGACTACCCTGCCAAAGTCTGAGCAATTATTTGAAACCGCCAAAAGCGGATTGAAAAAAACAATCGCTTCTGAAAGAATTTCTCAGGATGGTATTATTTTCTCTTACCTGAAAGCCCAAAGACTTGGAAATAATTCAGATATCAGAAAGAATGTCTATGAACAGGCACCAAAACTGTCTTTTACAGACATCAACACTTTCCATGATAAAGAGATGAAAAACAAAAATTACACCTATTGTATTGTGGCATCTCAAGAGAAAGTAAATGACGCCGATATGCAAAAATTAGGAGAGATTAAAAAACTTAATCTGACCGAAATATTTGGATATTAA
- a CDS encoding pyridoxal phosphate-dependent aminotransferase yields the protein MDKLSDRVKRLGYSQTFVMSNKAREMKANGIDVISLTLGEPDFDVPDNIKQAAFDAINQNYSHYSPVPGFLELREAIAHKLKRDNNLEYKPTQICVSNGAKQAILNVLAAIINDGDEVLLPAPYWVSYDEMVKMMGGNSVMLPTSYVTDFKVTAEQLEEAITDKTKAILFSSPCNPSGGYYTYDELKSIAKVVAKYPNITIISDEIYEFINYETKTTSIAQFPEVYEQTAVINGMSKAFAMTGWRIGYSACPEWLAKACEKVQGQMTSGANTVAQRASIVALKTDPAEYRYMIDAFKKRRDLVYELIQEIPGFKVLLPKAAFYFFPDISHYIGKTLNGTEIKNSDDFAMFLLENAHVGCVGGFSFGSPECIRFSYAASEEELREAMKRIKDLLAQFN from the coding sequence ATGGACAAACTTTCAGATAGAGTAAAAAGACTAGGATACTCACAGACTTTTGTAATGTCTAACAAGGCAAGGGAAATGAAGGCGAACGGAATTGATGTAATCAGTTTAACCCTTGGTGAACCGGATTTTGATGTTCCGGATAATATCAAACAGGCGGCATTCGATGCCATCAACCAGAACTACAGCCACTACTCTCCTGTTCCTGGATTTCTGGAATTGCGTGAGGCCATTGCTCATAAATTAAAAAGAGATAACAATCTTGAATACAAACCTACACAGATTTGTGTTTCAAATGGTGCAAAACAGGCTATTTTAAACGTTTTAGCAGCGATTATCAATGATGGTGATGAAGTTCTGCTCCCTGCGCCTTATTGGGTAAGCTATGATGAAATGGTGAAAATGATGGGTGGAAACTCTGTGATGCTTCCCACTTCTTACGTTACGGATTTCAAAGTAACTGCTGAACAGCTTGAAGAAGCCATTACGGATAAAACAAAAGCAATCCTTTTCAGTTCACCATGTAACCCATCAGGAGGATATTATACCTATGATGAATTGAAATCTATTGCTAAAGTAGTTGCTAAATACCCTAATATAACGATCATTTCAGATGAAATCTATGAATTCATCAATTATGAAACTAAAACTACCTCCATTGCTCAGTTCCCTGAAGTTTACGAACAGACTGCGGTAATCAACGGAATGTCAAAAGCTTTCGCCATGACCGGATGGAGAATCGGATATTCTGCATGCCCGGAATGGTTGGCTAAAGCTTGTGAAAAAGTACAGGGACAAATGACAAGTGGTGCTAACACTGTGGCTCAAAGGGCTTCTATTGTTGCTTTAAAAACAGATCCAGCAGAATACAGATACATGATTGATGCTTTCAAAAAGAGAAGAGATCTTGTATATGAACTTATTCAGGAAATTCCAGGATTTAAAGTATTGCTTCCAAAGGCTGCCTTCTACTTCTTCCCGGATATTTCGCATTATATCGGAAAAACTTTGAATGGAACTGAAATTAAAAATTCTGATGATTTCGCCATGTTCTTATTGGAAAATGCTCATGTAGGATGTGTGGGGGGATTCTCTTTCGGAAGTCCGGAGTGTATCAGATTCTCTTATGCAGCTTCTGAAGAGGAATTAAGAGAAGCTATGAAGCGAATCAAAGATTTGTTAGCGCAATTCAACTAA
- a CDS encoding GLPGLI family protein, with protein sequence MKKIYKLLFLALACTVSAQNYRFVYEYKMRSDIDHKDSQVTDYMNLDSDGKKSYFYNAVKYKRDSIYQADKDLKALFKSKNYDRNLGYIIEKDYSKREANLYDKYKTANLVIADSEVPKWSVQKEFLNINGMNCQKAVTRYKGREWEAWFSKDYPISDGPYKFNGLPGLVVRIKDTDNDHVFNMIQVKKVNSIFGFVPKNNKKMTDQEYRKLLKDDTFSPEDIESINIDGQAGKMGIQLKDGYVTQLELSQIKKAGKGNEDAELGRLLKKSNNPIEKEMAN encoded by the coding sequence ATGAAAAAGATATATAAACTTTTATTTTTAGCATTAGCCTGTACTGTATCTGCCCAGAATTACCGCTTTGTGTATGAATACAAAATGAGATCTGATATTGATCATAAAGATTCCCAGGTTACAGATTATATGAATCTGGATTCCGACGGGAAGAAATCTTATTTTTATAATGCTGTTAAATATAAAAGAGATTCTATTTATCAGGCAGATAAAGACCTTAAGGCACTGTTTAAGAGTAAAAATTATGACAGAAACTTAGGTTATATCATTGAAAAGGACTATTCAAAAAGAGAAGCCAATTTATATGATAAATATAAAACGGCAAATCTTGTTATAGCGGATTCTGAAGTTCCAAAATGGTCTGTACAGAAAGAATTTTTAAATATCAATGGGATGAACTGCCAGAAAGCCGTTACCCGGTACAAAGGAAGGGAATGGGAAGCATGGTTTTCCAAGGATTACCCTATCAGCGATGGACCTTATAAATTTAATGGCCTTCCGGGACTTGTAGTTAGAATTAAAGATACAGATAACGATCATGTTTTTAATATGATTCAGGTGAAAAAAGTAAATTCGATATTTGGTTTTGTTCCTAAAAACAATAAAAAAATGACTGACCAGGAATACCGGAAACTTTTGAAAGATGACACATTTAGTCCTGAAGATATTGAAAGTATCAATATAGACGGGCAAGCAGGGAAAATGGGAATACAGTTGAAAGATGGATATGTTACTCAATTGGAACTGAGCCAAATTAAAAAAGCAGGTAAGGGAAATGAAGATGCGGAATTGGGAAGGCTGCTTAAAAAAAGTAATAATCCTATTGAAAAAGAAATGGCAAATTAA
- the rsmG gene encoding 16S rRNA (guanine(527)-N(7))-methyltransferase RsmG: MSTSLLLKYFPDLTETQLEQFAKLEALYNEWNEKINVISRKDMESLYEKHVLHSLGIAKVMEFAPGTKVLDIGTGGGFPGIPLAILFPDTEFTLIDSIGKKISVVNAVAEGVGLKNVTAIHGRAEKLKEKFHFVVSRAVTQMPEFLRWLKGKFEKEQFNPKHNGILYLKGGDLAEELAGLKCEIFNLKHYFDGEFFDTKKVVYVSKGNFNS, translated from the coding sequence ATGTCTACATCGTTACTATTAAAATATTTTCCGGATCTTACCGAAACACAGCTAGAACAGTTTGCAAAGCTGGAAGCCCTGTACAATGAATGGAATGAAAAGATCAACGTAATTTCTAGAAAAGATATGGAATCGTTGTATGAAAAGCATGTTCTTCACTCGTTAGGAATTGCTAAAGTGATGGAATTTGCTCCAGGAACGAAAGTATTGGATATTGGAACCGGAGGAGGTTTTCCAGGAATTCCATTGGCGATCCTTTTTCCTGATACAGAATTTACCCTGATTGACTCCATAGGGAAGAAAATTAGCGTGGTAAATGCTGTAGCAGAAGGAGTGGGACTGAAAAATGTAACTGCCATCCACGGAAGAGCGGAAAAACTAAAAGAAAAATTCCACTTTGTTGTCAGCAGAGCGGTAACCCAGATGCCTGAATTCTTAAGATGGCTGAAAGGAAAATTTGAAAAAGAACAGTTTAACCCTAAACATAACGGGATTTTATATTTAAAAGGTGGAGATCTTGCTGAAGAACTTGCCGGACTTAAATGTGAAATTTTCAATCTGAAACACTATTTTGATGGAGAATTCTTTGATACTAAAAAAGTAGTTTACGTATCAAAAGGAAATTTTAATTCCTGA